TCCACCCGAGAAGGCGACGCCCCACGATGCCGCCGCGTCATCGTGGTTATGCGCCCACTTCACTGTCGCCGGATGCAATGCGGCGCGGGGCACGCGCGTCGCCAACTCTGCGGCAACGCGCGGCCAATCAGTCTTAAGGGTGCGAGGCATGTTTCAAACAGACGGCCTCGCAGCCGTTCAGGCAAACGTCAGGTATTCCTTGCCGAAGAACGGCACGAGCGCGGCGGGAATTTTAACGCGTCCATCGGCCTGCAGGTTGTTTTCCAAGAGCGCGGCGAGCACGCGGGGCACGGCGAGACCGGAGCCATTGAGCGTGTGAACCAGCTCGGGCTTGCCGTCTTTGCCACGGAAACGGATCTGGGCGCGACGGGCCTGGAACGTTTCGAAGTTCGAGCAGCTCGACACTTCCAACCAACGCTTCTGGCCGGCCGACCAGACCTCGATGTCGAACTTCTTGGCCTGCGAAAAACCGAGGTCGCCACCGCACATCAGTAGCACGCGATAAGGCAGTCCGAGGAGTTGCAGCAGGTGTTCGGCGTCGCCGCGCAACGCATCGAGTTCGTCGTAGCTGGTCGACGGATGAACCCACTTCAGGAGCTCGACCTTGTCGAACTGGTGCAGGCGGTTGAGGCCGCGCACATCCTTGCCGTAGCTGCCCGCTTCACGACGGAAGCAAGGCGTGTAGGCACAACGCTTCACGGGCAGCGCGGTTTCGTCGATAATCTCGTCGCGAAAGAAATTCGTGAGCGGCACCTCGGCGGTGGGCACGGCGTAGAAACCGTCGGCGACGGCTTCATACATCTGGCCTTCCTTGTCGGGCAGCTGGCCGGTCGCCGTGGCGCTGGCGGCGTTGACGAAGATCGGCGGGTTAACCTCCACGTAGCCGGCCTTGCCATTCTCATCCAAAAAGAAATGGAGCAGCGCACGCACGATCTTCGCACCGTCACCGATGTAGAACGGGAAGCCTGCGCCGGTGACCTTGGAGCCGCGGGCGAAGTCGAAGAGTTTCTCGAAGCCGGCGATCTCCCAGTGTGCCTTCGCGTCGGGCGAAAGCGTGGCAATGTCGCCCCAGGTCGAGAACGTCACGTTTTCCTCGGGCGTGCGGCCTTCGGGAACGGATGCGTGCGGGAGGTTGGGCAGCGTCATCATGAGCTGTTTCAACTTATCCTCGGTGTCCTTCAGGCTGAGTTCGCCTTCCTTCACCTGGGCCGACACGGCCTTCATCTCGGCGACCTTGGCGATGAACTCGGGGGAACCCTTGGGCAGCTTCACCATCTCGGCATTGGCGGCCTTTTGGGCACCGCGCAGGCTCTCGACCTGCTGAAGCTGGATTCGCCACGCGCTGTCCAGCGCAACGATGGCATCGAGATCGACGTCGAGATGTTTTTTGGCAATCGCCGCACGGACTAAGTCGGGCGATTCACGAAGGAGCTTGGGATCGAGCATGGCGGGTGTCTTAAATGCGAACTATCGCGGTCCGCTCATGAACGCAGCAAGTGGAAAGTAGTTGGGGCGGCGGCCTCCCCAAGACCTAAAGAATAAGCCTTGCATCGCTTCCACCACTCTAGCGGCATAATTGTTTAACTTCGATGTCCCGACTTCGTTCGCCTCTTTTTCATCCCAACGCCGGACTTTGTCCGGCCCTGTCCACCCCTATGGACCTGAAGCGGATCTGAGCAGGCTGAGACCGCGTTAATTGCTCATGGATGCCGCCACTCTGGCCGAGATTAACTCGCTTGAAAGCGCACTGAACGGCTGCAAACGACATCCGTTACCGCCCGACTTGGAAGCGCGCAGGCATGCCTTGCTCGCCCGTCATCTGGGATACGAGCCTCGTCGGCCGCTGCCGATTGTTTACGTGATCGGTGACAGTCATTCCGCCTTTTTCGCCGGAGCCGAAAGCTGCCGGTTTAAAAAAGGGCGTGGCATTTTCACGGGATTCTTTCGCCGTCGTTACGTTGGCGCATTCACGGAGTTGTTGCCCGTGTTCCGCGTGTTCCATGTTGGACCCGGCACGGCATGGAAGGCCGATGATCACGGCTCCTCCACGCGCAGCCGGGAAAAAATCGATGCGCTCATCCGTCACGATATTCCAAAGGGCGCGACCATCCTCGTGGCCTTTGGCGAAATCGATTGTCGCTGCCATATTCCCCGTGCCGTGCTCGCCGGCCAATCGATCGAACAGGCGGTGGACGCAACCTTGGCGCGCTTCATGCGCTTGGTGGATCGGCTGAGCAGTCTCGGGTTTCGCATGGCGGTGTGGGGACCACCGGCCGTTGGTCTGCTCAAAGAGGGCAAACCCGACGAACCCTTTCCCGCCACCGGCACCTACGAACTGCGTTTACAGGTGACTCATGCCTATTGTGAGGCGTTGGCCCGCGCTTGTGCGCAACGGCACGTGCCCTGCGTATGCCTGGCCGGAACCTATCACGACTGGAACGAGCGCCCGGACAGGCGAAACTTTCTCGATAACGCGCATGTGTCGCAAAATTTAATGCCCCTCGCTCTGCGTTTGCTAACCGCCGCGAATGTCCTGAATCTTCCCGCATCCACGTCCCGATGAACACGCCCCCCGTCAACATCCTCTGCATCAAGTGGGGCACTCGCTACGGCCCGCATTACGTCAACATCCTGCGTCGTTCGGTGTCCCGTCACCTCAACCGCCCGTTCATTTTCCACTGCTGCACGGAGGATGCCACCGGGCTCGATCCTGAGATTCGGGTCATTCCGTTTCCGGCCGATCCCGGCTTAAAGCGCGGATGGCCCGACGTGCTGGTGAAACTGATGGTGACTAAGGATGGTTTCGGCGGATTGACCGGCCCCACCCTGTTTCTGGATCTGGATGTCGCAATCATGGCGGACATCGGCCCGTTCTTCGATTTTCAGCCCGGCAAGAACTGCATCATTCACAATTGGGTAAAGGCCCGCAAAGAGCTGGTTGGTCAGCGCCCGCACGTCGGCAATTCCTCCATCTTCCGCTTCGAGGCCGGTGCATCCAATTATATCTACGAAACCTTCCTCCGCGAAATCCATCGCGCTGAAGACCGTTCTGTTTTCAACACCGAGCAGGCCTTCCTTACTTATGCGATGAAGGAAGTCCATTGGTGGCCCGATGAATGGGCCCGCAGCTACAAGCGCCATTGCCGCCCGCTGTTTCCGTTCAATTTATTCACGACGCCCAAGCCGCCGAAGAACTGCCGCATCCTCGTGTTTCACGGCCGCCCCGATCCCGACGAAGCGATCCGCGGTTTCAAAGGCTCCAAGATTCACCACCACATGCAGCCCGCACCGTGGATCGCCGATCACTGGAAACAATGACTGTATCCGGAAACGATTTCTGGGCATCCATAGATGCCATCATTGTCGTCAATCTGGATCGCCGGGCCGATCGCTGGGCCGACATGCAGGAGCATCTTCAATCGGTGGCTCCGATGGCGAAAGTCCACCGGTTATCCGCGGTGCTCGGTGCCGATCTGCCCGGTTACGGAAGCTCACGCTGGTTTCGTCGCACCCGTCGCGCCGGGACTTGGGGTGGACGCGCCGGCTGCATTCTATCGCACCGCAATGCCCTGCGCCTCGCCCGCTCAAGTGGCTGGCAACGGATTTTAATCCTTGAAGATGACGCCCGCCTGTCGCCGGAACTCAATGGACCGGCCGGCCAAAAACTGGCTGGATACCTCACCGCGGAAAACAGGCCGGGTGTATGTTATTTAGGATACACCTCGCCTCGTGGCCCCGCCCGCTTGTTGGGCACACTGGATGCGGACCATGCGCTTTATGCGTTGAGAGGCGCCAGCACCACGCACGCCTACATCGTGGATGCGGCACTCTATCACCCGCTGCTGGATTTGCTCCCGCAAACCGATGCAGGGATTTGGTCCTGGGTGGCGCGCCACACCGCGATTGATCGTTGGTATTCCCTCGCCCTCACTCGCATGACGACCGTGGCGGCAGTCTCACCACAATTGGCGCTGCAAGCCCCGTCGTTGTCCGATATCACAGCCCGGGAATCGTCTTACGTTGAGTCCGGCAAGGGCAATGAACTCGCATCACTCCAAGGCGGTTCATTCACGGGTATGTTGGCTGCTGCCAGCGACTGCCTCAGTGCAATCCCCCGAAATCTAAAATATCTGCTGCGTTGTTTCCGCGGATTTTAATCCATGCCTGATCACACGCCATTAATCCGGGTGAAATTTCTCACCAAGAATCCCAAGGCGGATGTCTCCGTGGAGTGGAGCCGTTTCCTACCGGGCGGAAACCCCGTGCTCGGCGGATGCCATTTCTTATTCGATCGCAACGAACGCAACTACGACTGGCTGGTCGTCTATGATGATATGCCTTCGGTTGCTGGGGAACGATTCACCCTCTGGCGGGAATCCTTGGCCTGCCCTCGTGAAAACACGCTGCTCATCACCACGGAGCCCTCCACGATCAAGGTTTACGGGAAAGGGTTTTTGCGGCAGTTCGGGCATGTCCTGACGAGCCAGGAACCGTGGGCGATTCGCCACCCCGGAGCGATTTTCTCACAGACGGGCCTGATCTGGTTCTACGGCGGAGAAACGGAGCATGCGAATTACGATTATATCTCCAACCATTCGCCGGACGCGAAGCAGCGGGATATTTCCACAGTCTGCTCCTCCAAGCAGCAACGCCACACGCTGCACCACGACCGCTTCGAATTCACGCGGAAGTTCAAAGAGGTTTATCCGGACCTCGATGTGTTCGGACATGGCGTGCGCTTCATCGCAGACAAAGCCGAAGCGCTCGACCCCTATCGCTACCACATCGCGATCGAGAACCACGTCTATCGACATCACTGGACCGAAAAACTCTCCGACTGTTTTCTCGGACTCACTCTCCCCTTCTATCACGGCTGTCCGAATGCCGCGGATTATTTCCCCGAGGAAAGTTTTATTCCGATCAACATCCATAACTTCGAAGAAACCAGTGAACGCATCAAACAAGCGATCAAGGATCGTGAGTTCGAAAAACGCCTGCCGGCACTGCGTGAAGCGCGGAGATTGGTGCTGGAGGAATACTGTCTATTTCCGCTGGTGAGCAGGCTTGTTCGCGAACGAACAGCGACCACTCCAATTTCCCAGCAACTATCTAAATCGCCGGTCCTTCTCAGCCGGCATGCCTGGCGTAAGGCCGGCCCGTTGAACGCAATCTCCTACGGACTGGAAAAGACGATTGTTTCGCTAAGGCAAAAAAACGCCGCACGAAGTGCGTGATCGTCTGGTTTCCCCTCTTAGCCGTGCTTTAATCGATAGATCCAGCCACGCACCGGTCGAAAGGCTTTTTCAGAGCGTATAGTTATCGTTTGGGCGTGAGCGTCAGAGTGGAATTTTTCAACCCATTGAGCGAAACGAACGAAGGGATTGTAGACGTCCAGTTCGAGTTCACGGGCCGTTCGCACCGCGGCGATCTCCGCATCATTACGCGGACTCGCAAGCAATCGCTCAATCGTTGCCACCGCTCCATCGACATCGTCCATATCTAGAGCGCAGAATGAGTCGGAAGGGAAATAGTCCGACAGATTCGGGCAACCTACATAAAGAGGAAATGCCCACCCTAGATAAGCGTCGGCCAGTTTTTCAGTCCAATAGTGAGGGCTCTGGCTGTTTTCCAAAGTCAGATGAAAACGATGCGGCCATACGGCATCCATTTTATCATCAATGGGGGTAAACCCTTTCCCGAAGTGCACGATCTTGTCACCAAGCCGGGCCTTCAATTTTTCCAAGAACTCAAGTCTGCGCCGCTGACCGGGAGTGCTCGCGGTGCTCGAACACACCACTGACACGCGATTGCTTTTTTCGGGAACTGGAAGCGCCTTCAAATGATCATAGCCGAAGGTGTAGGCGTTTCGTTTCCAGCTCAATCCCACCATCCAGAAGAGTGCAAGTGCGTCTATAACCAGTCGGGGATGCGCGGAACCATGATGCGTATCCACCACGTGGGCGAATTGTCGATAGAACGATTTCGCATACCGTTTCTTAGCCGGTGGTTCCCCTGCAATAAACAACGTGTTGCCTGGAGCAACCAATGCGGTTTCACGCGGCTTGGCATTCCCGAACACGATCCAAAAATCACACGGTTCGTTATCGGGTGGATGAACAAGGAAACGGCACCGGCCGATTTTCATGCTTCGTCCCGGAGTGAACCATTCCAGTCCGCCCACTTCAAATCCGATGGTCACGCGCACAACCAATTCGCGACCGGAATCTGCGTTCATCACATCTGCCGAAAACTCCTTCATGCCGGGCGTGAAAAACGGAAGAGCCCGCAGCCGAAATCAAGACCTTCTGCAGACTGTGGTGAAACCTGTTCATTCCACGCCGTCGCACGATTGTTTTCAATGAGAGAGAATTCCTCCAGTTTCAGTTCGGGCATGGCCGCAATGATTTGCGCCGGCGAGAAAACGCGATGGGCGTGAAACACAACACGCGAGCGTCCGCAGGGAGTGCCGATGAGTAATTGCCCGCCCGGTTTCAAAACGCGCTGAAGTTCAACCAACCCCTTAAGCCAGCCATCCGGGTCC
This portion of the Rariglobus hedericola genome encodes:
- the serS gene encoding serine--tRNA ligase; its protein translation is MLDPKLLRESPDLVRAAIAKKHLDVDLDAIVALDSAWRIQLQQVESLRGAQKAANAEMVKLPKGSPEFIAKVAEMKAVSAQVKEGELSLKDTEDKLKQLMMTLPNLPHASVPEGRTPEENVTFSTWGDIATLSPDAKAHWEIAGFEKLFDFARGSKVTGAGFPFYIGDGAKIVRALLHFFLDENGKAGYVEVNPPIFVNAASATATGQLPDKEGQMYEAVADGFYAVPTAEVPLTNFFRDEIIDETALPVKRCAYTPCFRREAGSYGKDVRGLNRLHQFDKVELLKWVHPSTSYDELDALRGDAEHLLQLLGLPYRVLLMCGGDLGFSQAKKFDIEVWSAGQKRWLEVSSCSNFETFQARRAQIRFRGKDGKPELVHTLNGSGLAVPRVLAALLENNLQADGRVKIPAALVPFFGKEYLTFA
- a CDS encoding glycosyltransferase family 25 protein, with amino-acid sequence MTVSGNDFWASIDAIIVVNLDRRADRWADMQEHLQSVAPMAKVHRLSAVLGADLPGYGSSRWFRRTRRAGTWGGRAGCILSHRNALRLARSSGWQRILILEDDARLSPELNGPAGQKLAGYLTAENRPGVCYLGYTSPRGPARLLGTLDADHALYALRGASTTHAYIVDAALYHPLLDLLPQTDAGIWSWVARHTAIDRWYSLALTRMTTVAAVSPQLALQAPSLSDITARESSYVESGKGNELASLQGGSFTGMLAAASDCLSAIPRNLKYLLRCFRGF
- a CDS encoding glycosyltransferase family 10 domain-containing protein, which translates into the protein MPDHTPLIRVKFLTKNPKADVSVEWSRFLPGGNPVLGGCHFLFDRNERNYDWLVVYDDMPSVAGERFTLWRESLACPRENTLLITTEPSTIKVYGKGFLRQFGHVLTSQEPWAIRHPGAIFSQTGLIWFYGGETEHANYDYISNHSPDAKQRDISTVCSSKQQRHTLHHDRFEFTRKFKEVYPDLDVFGHGVRFIADKAEALDPYRYHIAIENHVYRHHWTEKLSDCFLGLTLPFYHGCPNAADYFPEESFIPINIHNFEETSERIKQAIKDREFEKRLPALREARRLVLEEYCLFPLVSRLVRERTATTPISQQLSKSPVLLSRHAWRKAGPLNAISYGLEKTIVSLRQKNAARSA
- a CDS encoding glycosyltransferase family 10 domain-containing protein; the encoded protein is MKEFSADVMNADSGRELVVRVTIGFEVGGLEWFTPGRSMKIGRCRFLVHPPDNEPCDFWIVFGNAKPRETALVAPGNTLFIAGEPPAKKRYAKSFYRQFAHVVDTHHGSAHPRLVIDALALFWMVGLSWKRNAYTFGYDHLKALPVPEKSNRVSVVCSSTASTPGQRRRLEFLEKLKARLGDKIVHFGKGFTPIDDKMDAVWPHRFHLTLENSQSPHYWTEKLADAYLGWAFPLYVGCPNLSDYFPSDSFCALDMDDVDGAVATIERLLASPRNDAEIAAVRTARELELDVYNPFVRFAQWVEKFHSDAHAQTITIRSEKAFRPVRGWIYRLKHG